A stretch of DNA from Triticum dicoccoides isolate Atlit2015 ecotype Zavitan chromosome 2A, WEW_v2.0, whole genome shotgun sequence:
ATTGCCGTGCTTGACTCACATACCCACCAAGTCTTCCTTATCTCTAACACCACACAACTTGCTGGTAGGTGGTACTGGTTTTTAGGAGAAAATGAAGGCCACAGCAATATGCTACATACGTTGAGGCGACCAGCTAGCAAACTAGCGGCGCACAACTAACCACCATGGACGCGTGTGTATGTTTGCAAGTGTAAACTCCGAAAGAAGATCGTCGCATCTTCTCCGACGAATCTCCGGCCCGCCTGCGCCGCCGGCACCATTGACCTCCTACCTCTGTTAGTCTCGATCTCAGGTGAGCCTCTGATGACCAAACCAGTAGGCTTAATCACAGTCCGCTCCATTTTCATGGTGCCTCCGAATAGGAATCTGAATCTCGTGTCCTGATTCCTCCGGTAACCAACCCTGCCACTTACTTAATTAGAAGTTAGAACGAGTATAGACCAATCCCCTGATCGAATTGGACAGCCATGTCAGATtgaatttattcctggatttattttctATGTTACTTAGCTTGCGTTCGAACTGCCTTTTTATTTTTATGTTgccagggtcttgaactcaagacctcttggctctgatatcATATTTAATTCGTGCTTcaaccaactcatccaaaagtccgaactgatagaGGGAGGCAGACAATATATTTTAACATCCTTGACCCCCAGAAGCTGTAATAGTGAGGCATTAGTATTCTTTTAAAAACCAAGAGAACAACGGTAAAGGAATTATATTGCCATGTAGCTAGCATGCTTAAttagtaaaaggaaaaaacaggctTATTTCACCTTTCAGTTGTTGTGTTAGGTACTTCTATGGCAAGTGCTTGCTAAAAGCAAAATGTATGAATAGTTCAACTAACGCATCACTTGATTCTTTTTTACAGATGGTCATCCTGGAGATAATCAGGAAAAAATCCAACCTGACCACAAACCAACAGTGAGGCATTAGCAACTCTCGAGAAAGTAATGGCTGAGATTGTGCTTCTTCTAGTAATTGAAAAGATCGGAGTAGCCTTGGCAAATGGAGCAGCACATCAGGCTAGTGCACATTTTTCCAGGTACGCGGCCCGACTAATAGAGTTAGAAGGCAGCATGGGTCGCGTTGTTAGGGAGCTTCGCATAATTCATGATGTTCTATGTCAAATGGACATTCGAAACCGCCACAATCAAGTGTATGAGGGCTGGTTGGATGAGGTGCGGAAGGTAGCACATGCGATGGAGGATATGGTTGATGAGTACATGTATCAAGTTGGTCGGGAACATGATACTGGGTGTTGCTTTTACCTGAAGAAAGGGCTTAGAAAACCAAGATCTCTGCTTTCCAAAGTGAAGGAAATAGAGAAAGACCTTGCACACCTGTCAGAGATGAAAAACCGATGGGTTCCCATGATAAACAATGCAGATACTAGCAGCTTGAATTACATGATCAAGAAGTCTCAAGATCTAGCAAACACCTCACGTTCCCTTGATAATGAAGATCTAGTTGGGGTGGATGAAAACAGAGGAAAGCTTGAGCAGTGGTTGGGAAGTGATGATGTGGAATGTTCCCTGATTACACTGACAGGAATGGGTGGGCTTGGCAAAACAGCTTTAGCTTCAAATGTCtataggaaagagagagagagaaatttcAGTGCCATGCATGGGTCTCCATCTCTCAAACTTATTCTAGAGAAGATGTCTTGAGAAATATAATCAAGGAACTATTCAAAGATACAGCCAGTGGTCCATCAAACATTGCAGCTATGGACATCACAAGCCTTCAAGAGACATTGAAGAGATATCTAGGGAAAATGAAGTATTTGATCATATTAGATGATGTTTGGACCCCAGATGCATTTGAAGACTTGTCTAGGTCACTTGTTTGTAATGGTAAGGGAAGCAGATTGATAATCACAACACGACAGGGTGATGTTGCTGCACTTGCTTCTCAAGGACACGTATTAACACTAGAACCTTTACCAGAAGATAAGGCTTGGGATCTTTTTTGTAAGAAATCTTTTCCAAAAGAAACAAGCCATCACTGTCCTAGCGAGTTGAGGCTTTTGTCCGAGGAAATACTTAGCAAGTGCAAAGGATTGCCTCTTGCTATTGTGTCAATTGGCAGCCTCTTGCATGTGCGTGAGAAAACCGTTGAAGAATGGAAAAGAATAAATGACCAATTGAGTTGGGAGATGCTTAATAACTCAAGGCTCGACCACATAAGGAATGTGTTGCATCTAAGCTTCATCTACCTTCCAACATACTTGAAAAGTTGTTTCCTGTACTGCAGCTTATTTCCAGAAGACTATCTTTTCCACAGAAGAAAACTTGTACGACTATGGATGGCGGAGGGGTTCATTGTCGAGAAGGGTGCTAGCACATTAGAAGAAGTGGCAGAAAGCTATGTTAAGGAGTTGGTCAATAGAAACATGCTTCAACTTGTTGGAAGGAACTCACTTGGCAggatgaagagattcagaatgcacGATATCATACGTGAACTAGCTGTTGATTTGTGCCAGAAGGATCGTTTTGGTGTTATATATGAGGAGGATAAATGTGGGGGGTCTCTTCAGAGAGATGGTCGTCGATTGGTAGTGCACAAACTAAAGAAGGATATTCAACAACCATTTTCAATTATACACGTACTTCGAACTTTCATTACACTGGAGAAAAGCATGTCCTCATTCCCTCTATTGCCTCTACTATCTGAGAAGTCAAGATATATGACTGTGCTAGAATTAAGTGGTTTACCCATCGAGAAGATTCCAGATGCCATTGGGGATCTTTTTAATCTCCGCTATTTGGGTTTGCGGTATTCAAAAGTGAAGCTTCTCCCTAAATCTATTGAGAAGCTTTCAAATTTGTTGACACTGGACCTTTGTGGATCTGACATACATGAGCTGCCTCCAGGGATTGGCAAGCTAAATAAGCTTAGGCACCTATTTGCTGAGAAAAACATTATATCAGGACGAATACAAAATATTCGATATGCTAGAGGTGTATGCTTCCCTATTGGGCTTGGGAACCTAACAAACCTGCAGACTCTGCAAGCGTTGGAAGTGCAGGAAGTGGATGGATCCATTAGACAACTAAGGGAGTTAAGGCAACTAAGAAGCTTGAGGATATGGGTCGTGAAGGGAACATTTTGTGAACACCTCTGCGAGTCTCTAGTTCTTATGCAATTCTTGTCCAACCTAAATGTGAGTGCGAGTGATGAGAATGAGGTTCTGTTGTTGAACGCCCTCCCGCCTAGCCTGCAAAAGCTAAGTTTGGGCGGAAGATTACCGGAAGGGGCATTGTTGGCGGAGTCTCCTCTCTTTCAAGCCATGGAGCAGAACTTGTGTTCACTGCGTCTATCCTGGTCGCAGCTGAGAGAAGATCCTTTGCCATCCCTTTCTCGGTTGCCAAATTTGATGGATCTATGTCTCGACAAAGCGTACAATGGAGAGAAGTTGGAGTTTCTCACGGGGTGGTTTCCCAAGCTGAAGAGCCTCTATTTGTGGGACATGCCCGACCTGAAGATGCTAGAGATACATCAAGGTGCCGTGACAGCTCTAGAAACACTAGTACTAGGCAACCTAGAAAGCATGGTGGAGGTCCCGCCTGGCCTTGAGTTCCTCATGCCCCTCCAGCTTCTAAGTTTCCGGGAAATCACCCGTGACTTCGTGACGTTGCTGCGCCAAAGTCCTCAACTTGTTGGTTTGCAATGGCAGCACACTCTCCGTGACAACGACCAGTGATCCCTGAATGTGTGTATGTAAGTCAATCGCTCTCAACTCCTTGCGGCACACTCTCAAGATTTACTAACACCTTGCTGGCTATGCAGGTCGCTGCATGGAGAGGATTATGTAGTGGATCTGACCAAGACACATGTGTTCATGTACCGTGATATTCAGACTACAAACCTATTTCGTTTACGGCTTTCAAATAACAAGGCACTTGCTCATGTCGTAAGATTGAATTGTGCTATGACTTTATATGTTAATACTTTCAAATATTGTTTCTATTCTATTCGTGTGAGCTTGTAAACTATAATCAATACTGTCTATTCCTAGTCTCATAACTCAACCATTTGTGTGTAACAATTTTTCCCAGTGTATGGCATTTATATATATAGTTCTATTCATCTACAAATCTCAGTCTCAGCAAAGGATGCCCTATGCATAGAGTATAAATGATACTAGCATTGATGACAATGAGGAGTAGAGGTCCATACTTGCATTTTTCATGTGAAAAAGCTTTCAGCCTAGCCATACAAATGAGTAGTGTCAATCAAGAGTCAATTACACCAGTGGTGCTAGAACTTGGCGCAAACAGTCACTTTGATGCTAGAACTTGGCTCAGGCGTGCAAATCACGGTGGATACGAAAAGATCGATGACTTGGCGCGCCAGCATGGCATGGGGCCCGCTGTCGGTGAGTAGAAAGCAGAGAGGAATGAGTGTGGCTTTTTTTTTGTGAAAACCCCCTGATTTTTTTATTTCTCTTAAAAAAAGCCCCTGTCTACGCCTCAGAATGCATTTTATTTTTCCGCTTCAATGACTCATGGGTCCCGGGTTTCAGTACAGGAAAATTAACCGGGAAAAATAAGCCCCACGGGTCGAACTCATGAACTACAGCAAGAATGCTAGCCGACTTAAACCACTCCATCGATAGTACTCTTTCGTACAATATCGATAACAGTCCTTCTTGTACTATACAAAAAAAATGGGTTGCACGTGAGGCTTAAATGGGTTGTAAATAGTGCTGCCCATTTTGCTCGCACTAGTTTTTTTTTATGATATTTGTAAAACGTATGTAATAAAAATAATGTTTGAATATTCATGATTTataaatattattattttttgtgtgGATATAAATAGTATACATAACGATGATGATTAGTAAATAAAAACATTTAAATGTACACCCATGTATTATATAAAAAATTTATTAAATAaaaacatttaaaatatttatattaaataaatatgtTTAGTGAATACAAAAAATTATACAGTTGCAGCTtatatttaaattatacaaaatgaTGAATACAAACCTTTACTAAATATTCACCTGTGTATAATTTTAACTCATGAGTTATATTCAAAAAGGTTATATATTTTATATATTAGCCATGATTAAGTATTCGTACGAACATTTTATTATACAAATGTGTGTATAATTATTGAATTttttaattatacaaacatttttATTTGTATGTATATAATTTTATTATACAAACATTTTTATTTTCAATTTTATTTTTAAATTACGTGTATTTATATTGTATTGTTTTGAATTATATGAACATTTTCATAATTCGTAAATATTATTTCATATATATTAATATTTCGGAAAATAATGCCTGATTTAAAAAAAATAAGTTAGTTAGTTTGTATGTATGTATATACTATTTATATGTCACAAATATCTGAACTTTATTTTTATTACGGAGATTAGAATTTACATACCTTTTACAATTTTCTAAAAGATACGAGCAGATGCAAATGGCCGCACTGACAGCAGGTTATTTCAGCTCCTAGAACGCCTTCgttatttactaaaaataaaaaagagagtgcCTTCGTTCAACTACATTATGCGTAGTTATCCTTCTAAGACATGAATGTGTTACGGGTGAATTTGTTATTATAGACTATTTACTATTTATTGGTCGATGGTTCGAGGCGGAGCTCTCATTATGTTTTATTTTTTTCAGAAAAATTGAGATGCCACCTCACCAATAACGACAGGGTTTTTTTTGCTAAAAAAATCAAGGTTGTTTTCGCAAAAAGTGGCCACACGCCCCCTCTCAGCTGTCGAGTCACTGACAACAGGCCCCACGCCAAGCTGGCATGCCTAGTCAGCGGTCCGGGCGTACACAATCAACATTTGCACCGTATTTGCAGGCTTGAGCCAAATTATTGCACCAGTTCAATGTATGCCGCAAGTTCTAGCATCAAAGTGACCGTTTTGCGCCAAGTTCTGACACCACCGGTGTAATTGACTCGTCAATCAACTACTAGTAGTTTGCAATGACGATCTTGGCCATATCTGAGGCGCATATCCCTGAATGAAACAGCGAGCCGTGGCGACGAATTCCTGTTCCAGTGTTGCTAAGATTGCAGAATCGTGACGATGGCCATGTGTTTGAGCATTATTGCGGCAGCTTCTGCACATACATAGTAGTATCAAGTTACAGAATAGGACATTGGCAGGTGACCAGGGACGCTTAACACTATTTATCTATTGGGTAGGCTGTGGAGGGGACAAATAGTTACCCAAGATAGCCTTATCTTTTTTCCATCTTGTTAACATTACAAGATAGATGTATATTCTGCAATCTTAGCACGCAGTATCATCCACGAGGCCACGGCATATATATATGGAGTGTACTTTTCCTTATTAACTTTATGGTCACATAAGAAATACCACTGTTTCCATTTCCATTTTTGATCCACCTCAATTCAACAGATTGGTCAGGGCAAGCCACCTCAATGCATCTCTAATAATATACTGTGCTCAGCCCTTCCAAGAAAAAATATCAACCAAACGTTTGTACAATTTGTGCATTTCAAAATTCATTTCCCTTTTTTTTCCTGTAAATGGACTCTCGATGACAAATCGGTATATAACTTCCGCAGAAAGGTGCATCTCTGACACTCTCAGAATGGCAATGTCCCTGTCAGCCGGATGTGCTCGAGGGTGCGCTTCAGGCCATACTGCTGAACAACCCGGTTCCCAGCCCTGAAACCATCCCCGTAGGCAACGGAGGTGTCCGACTCGATCTGGTGCTTGAAGAAGTCACCGAGCTTCCGCTCGAACTGAGACCTCCCGCCCTTCTTAGAGGATGTGGATGACGAAGAGGACGAGGATGTCGATGCGGCATTGCTGCCTGATCCTGCCATGATCTCTGACTCGATCCACAGGTGGGCGAGGACTTGGCATATGCCCTCTTCTATATCTGGAGTGAGCGTGCGGTATCCTGTGAAATGCACATACTCATTAGCCTGGAATGTCCATCTTCATTATTCCATTAGACAGTAGATACTTATAAATGGTATAATAAGCTGATGCAAACTTTTCTTAGTAGATAAATTAGTGTTGATTGTCTTGTCATTGCCAATATACTTGTGATTATTGACTTCTTGAATTGGGATTACCAGCAATTGGTTCAAAGTCTCATAGCAAGATAACACTACTTCAAGCCCAGAAGATCTAAGTGAGTAGTTCAGTAAGTTCAGTTGCTCATTCTTGGTTCTAAGTTCAGTTGCCTCAGCAGAATGTAAGATTCTGGCCCTGGCAGGAAAACTCTTCATCATCCCTCACCAGGCTTGTACAAGCTTTCTAAGCAAAAAGAGAATCGCAACTTCTGGTAAAAATCTTGAAACATGACGACCTTTAGTCTTTACTGTGAGCAAAGCACTAGCAGATTCATTACAAAATCTACTTTTACATGCTTAAATAAAACTCATGTAACACCCAGTAGAGCATAATTAGCGATAAAGTGCATAATATTAAAGACCAGGTCTCCATTGACTCATAACAGTACAATTTAATACCACTTCAATGGCTGTTACTAAACTGTTTGTGATTCAGGCGGGGACTCACTCTCCACCTGTTGATTATCTTAAAAAATTGTTTAATGAGAGCGAAGACGTGGTATTTAGTAAGTTAATTCTTACTCTCCGGCTTTCAGGCACTACGAGTCAGTGTGATATCTTATTACCAACACAATATCTAAATACCACAAGAATGAAAGACAACCTTTAAGTCGCAACCATGCATGCATCATCTCATGAGCTAAAATTGAACCTGTCAACAATCTGCAAGAACAAGAACTTATTAGAGActcgcaaagtcatagaaacacatTCAGAGTTCATCAGGTTTGAACAACAAAAGATGCAGATCATGAGACAGTGATTCTTTAAGTAACAGGACAAGATCCATTGATGAAGCACAACATAATGTTTTCGCTCATTAGCTCCCTTGAGTAAATCCGTAGCCCAGAATATCTTTAAATTACCCATGTAATTCATATCTTCTTTGACAACACGAAAGGAACATTATACTAAATCAGTTGAAACAGACCTATATCAGTAACTGTTTCTATTGCTTTTCAACTGGAAGCTGTTGATTGTGACATTGTTATTTCTTTACAGAGACAATTCTGACATTATGAAGCAGAAAATTAATGCTTCACCTTGGGAGACCATATAGAATGAGAATTGCAGTCACTTCACATCGCCGTGTCAACCTATACGGCTCTGTTATCATTTCCATAATTTTGTTTCCTGTCATTCTTGGTCTCCTCAATATCTGAAAATTACATTATTACATAGTCAGCACCTAGCAGTCAAATGATGAAAGAACAAGTTATCTTGTGGTTGGAACAGTTCTCACCGTGCTGACAGTCTGCTCTTCCGATAAGCACAAACCTCTGGTTTCAGGAAGGTGGTGGTGTCCCTGGTTTCCACACAAACAATATAATTACAACTAATAGGATAGAGGAAACTGAAGAATTAATGGTAGTTTGGTTCAACAGACATACAGTTTTCTCTCCTTCCATTGCTTCATTTAAAGCCTGTCTTTCTACAAGAAGCAGAGGAACCTGTTGTTCCACTTTCATATTGAGACCTTCATAAAACTCCTGTATTTCGAGATAAAGAGGCTGGCACTCATTTGTATCCATCACTGCAGAGTCAAGGCACTCCAGGCAGAGTTTACGACCATCATCAAGCAATACATATCTTGATTCCCTTGGCTGACAAGTAAATGAACCATATTGGAATGAAGTGAGCCAAGGTTTGGAGACAGCAACTTATGTAACCAAGTATGCTCAAGATCAAAACTCTAGAAGCAAACAAGATAGCTGAACATACCTCCATTCTTTCACAACTACAGCATCTTGGAGTACCATCCACCTCATGTGATGGACAGTACTTTTGTAACCAAAAAGGATGTGCCCTATATTCGATAAGGCCGTTCATATTTGTAGGAATCTGAACAAGAAGGGATCACAAGATGGTGCATAAAAAACAAAATCAAAATCAAAGCCACTAAACAAAAAACTTTCACGGGATATAGTTTGTCACTGTCTACATGCTTCCAGGCTTACAGAATAGCAAATGCAACCATATAAAAAAGAAATCAATTCATTCAATAAACACATTATTTTTTGAAGGAAATTAATATTAGATTATTATTTTCTATGCGAAGGTTGCCATATAAAATGCAGAACAAAGAGAATCATCTTATGCAAACAGATAAGAAAAGATAATGAAGTGATTCTTACAAATTGCTTGCAGACATCACATTTTGGATGAAAGCGCTCCTTGTAACAAGTTTTATGGTATGGATGGTTTCCCGACATGGAGAACTGCATGTTTTTGTTGGTAAAGTCAGTATACAAATGCAAACTGCTTAATTAGTACACAAAACAACAAAGAGCTACCTCATAGTCATATATTGGCTGATTACAAGCATGGCAGCAAAAGCACTCAGGATGCCAAACAGCTCCCATGCAACTAAGAAAACGTCCATGGCCAATCTCATTGTGACATCCAGCACATGTCCTGAGAAAAtaagtgcatataacatcaaatatAGCCACAGATTACCGATAACTCCTATAATTGCTTGCAATCACAGTGCTCTGGACCAACACAACACTCTCCTGGCATGCTTTAAGAAACTAATTATACACTCTTGTTTTGTTTACCAGGTATCTTGTTCTTTTCTTTTGACAGCATCGGCAGATTTCACCCAGGGCACTTCATGTGAAGGTGTAATTCACAGTATCGCACCCTATGGTGTCTTTCCGCGCTTCAATACACATGAAATGGTTTATCGAATAAGACAGTGGCAAATCAAGTCTGACGAGTTTTTTCTTTCATGTCTATCCTGGAGCTCCACATTTCAAACCACAGTTTGATTTTTTTCTAAAGGACATTTGAATCCATGTACGAAGGACCGAAAAATTGCACATGTTAAACGCATAAATTTCAAAATTCAGATAAAAACTGCCCAGCTGCACTTCTTTTTTCAGAAAACATTGTTGGGGGTTGGGGGGTGGCCTTTTACTTTCCTAGTGGATATGCAAACTCAAATTATAAGTTCTCACCCAATACACATTATCACTAAGATGATCATGTGAAACTCTTAAACAAAACACGATATTCAGGGAATGAATTACCAACGTCAACATGACATGTTCACATGATAGTACGTCTAGCAGACAGCTTCTATGGATCTGGATTTTACTTATAATACTTTCTTTCTGGTTAATTCTCATAGCAGTT
This window harbors:
- the LOC119352710 gene encoding protein DA1-related 1-like, which encodes MGWLTKFFRGSTHNISEGREQSKPAEETRWNEPSTSTVVIDPLSEFDNEDIDRAIALSLLEEEHRKPKETGKDLHLDEDEQLARAIQESLNVESPPRAHENTSPPRARENSAHPRARENGSANGGNSYQQLPFMFSSGFRTCAGCHNEIGHGRFLSCMGAVWHPECFCCHACNQPIYDYEFSMSGNHPYHKTCYKERFHPKCDVCKQFIPTNMNGLIEYRAHPFWLQKYCPSHEVDGTPRCCSCERMEPRESRYVLLDDGRKLCLECLDSAVMDTNECQPLYLEIQEFYEGLNMKVEQQVPLLLVERQALNEAMEGEKTGHHHLPETRGLCLSEEQTVSTILRRPRMTGNKIMEMITEPYRLTRRCEVTAILILYGLPRLLTGSILAHEMMHAWLRLKGYRTLTPDIEEGICQVLAHLWIESEIMAGSGSNAASTSSSSSSSTSSKKGGRSQFERKLGDFFKHQIESDTSVAYGDGFRAGNRVVQQYGLKRTLEHIRLTGTLPF